TATTTAGCGAGACTTTTATTTCCCGTTCTTTCATCGAATCGGTAAGACCGGCGGGACGTACAGCGGTCCATTCAGCGTCCGAATTTTTTAATAACTCTTCCTGCCGCTCGTGTTCGTAATAAGCGTAATGAATGTTGCTGTTGTTAACCAGCCACCTGAACCAAAACGGTATATCTTTCCATGTTTCGCCTACGCCCCAGGCACTTGTCATAATAATGCGCTTAACTTTTTGTTCGGCAGATGCTTCAAGGATATTTTTCATGGATACCGACAGAAAATCCTCGCTGGTGCGTAATGCGGCCCACGGAAAATCCGACATTCTTGAAATATTCAGCGTACTAATGATAGCGTCGCAGCCCTTCATGGCTGCGGAAAGGGTATATTTATTCAGTGGTGTTCCCTCGTGTACATCAAGCAGCCTGGGGGCATGCTTCAATCGATATTCATGGCTCACCACTACACTAACGCTATGTCCCCGCTTCAGTGCCTCGTCTATCACCAGTCTGCCTGTCCGGCCCGTACCGCCTAATACGAGGATTTGCATCGGTTAATATATCAGGCGTGTACTAAAACTTTATGGTCCTTGTCAAAATTCTCCATCATCAGCACAGCGGCGCCTATCAGTTCGGCGTCAAACCCCAGGTCTGATATCAGCAACTCAGTGCTTTCAGCAAGCCTTGGAATACAATATTTATGAAGCGACTGTTGAATTGGCGCCATCAGTATCTTACCGGCACGTGCGCCCCGGCCGCTTAGTACGATGGTTTTGGGGTTCATGATGTGAATGAGGATGGCTAATGCCTTGCCGATCTTATAACCCGCGTCAGTAAGCAGTTCGATAGCAAACTGATCGCCATTGGCGGCGGCTTCCATAATGGCATCGCCTAAAGCTTTGGTCGGCGAGGTATCCGCATTTTTTAAACTGGTCACCCTGCCGCTGCGGATACCTTCTATCGCTTTTTCAGAAACTACAAGCATCGATGCTGCCGATTCAAGGCAGCCCCGTTTACCGCAGGCACATAAGGTATCATCATCCGACAGCGGGATATGGCTCAGTTCACCGGCAAGCCCATTATGGCCCCGGTAAATTTCACCCTTAACGATCATCCCCAACCCGATGCCCCAGCCCAGGTTGATCACCATTACATCTTTTTGTGATTTAGCTATTCCGAATTTCTGTTCTGCCAGAGCTATAAGGCTGGAGTCGTTATCAATATGCGTAGGCAGGCCGGTTTCTTCCGTCAGGTACTGCGACAAGCTTTTGCCACCATTGTCCAAATAAGTGTAATTTATCCCCTCAAGCACATTGACGAACCCCGGCATCCCTATCCCGATACCGGCTATCTTATTTTTAGAAGCCGGCGCTTTGCTTATGTATTGATTGATGTTTCTTACCAGTATGCCAAGCGCCTCAGGGTTGTTAGGCAGTTTTAAGTCTATTGATAATGCTTCAGCCACCGGATGATTAAACAGGTCGAGCAGTTGGATACGGGTCGAAAGCTGGTCCATAGCGATAGCCAGTATATACATGGCATCGGGTTTAATGGAGTACAACAGCGGGCGCCTGCCACCACTCGAGGGGGCGTAGCCTTGTTCAACCACAAAACCTTCGTCTATCAGCTCGTTAATAGCCTTGGCTATAGAAGGGATACTTTTATCAAAAAGGTCGCTTAGTTCGGCGCATGACATGGCTTTGTCGAAATAAAGCCGCTTGATTATCATGTTCTTTAATTGAGAACCTTTTATTACACTTTTAGGTTTAATTTCCATTCAAACAATTCAGGTTTGGCCGCAATCGGGGTTTACGGCAAGCACTTTTTAAATTATTTATAAAAGTAATAATTATGACATAAAGTACAAGGACAACAATAAAGTTTCCGAAAGTATTTACATTTATGTAAAAACCGCTAAACCACAATAAATGAGAGCATGTAATTACAGCGTGGCATTGTTTTTTGCTGCCTTTATCTCCGTTAACTGCTATGCGCAAAAACCTTTAAAGTTCTTAAAGATACCCTACCCGCTTACCTGGGAAAATAAACCTTTGAGCTATTCGATGAATGCCAGCTCGATCACCATTGAGGCTGGCGAAAAGACGGATATGTTTCGCGACCCGAATGTAACCTATAATACCGATAACGCGCCGAAGCTGGTTTTTAAGCCGGATGACAATTTTGTGCTGACTACCTGCATCGAACATCACTTTGTATACAAATGGGATGGCGGCGCCATCGTGTTAAAGGCTGACAACCTCAACTGGATAAAATTCTGTTTTGAAAAGGACTATACCGGGCGACACCGTGTAGTAAGCGTGGTTACCAATAACATTTCGGACGATTGCAATTCGGTGGCCATTGCCGGCGATAAGGTCTATTATAAAATTGCCAAGGCTGATAATGTGATCACCCTGTATTATTCAACCGATAGCAAAAAATGGTTCCTTGTAAGGCATTTGCAGTTCAATGCCAAAGGGCCGCTTCACCTCGGTTTTATGGCGCAATCGCCAACGGGTGAGAAGAATAAAGTGACTTTCTCAGAGATCACTTATTCAAACAGGAAGATAAAAGATCCTTATGCTGGGGAGTAAAGGTTATTTAAGACTTACCAAGTTTTCAAAACTTCGTAAATTTGCATCGGGGACTATTTCTCCACCTCAAACTCTTTCTTCAATTTAATATCTTCCGACGAAGCGCCTATCATCACCTGGAACTTGCCCGGTTCAACCGTCCAGTTCATGTTTTTGTCGAGTATAGTCAGGTCGTTTGGATGCAGCGTGAATTCGACCGTTTTCTTTTCGCCGGGCTCAAGGCTGATGCGTTCAAAGCCGCGGAGATCGTAATCATAAATTGTCACGTCGCTTAGTTCCTGTTTCAGGTATAGCTCCACCACATCGTCGCCTTTTCGCCGCCCCGTGTTGGTTACATCCACCGTCACTTTAATATCGCCCTGCTGGTGCTCCTTTTCAGGCGACACCTGCAGGTTGCTGTAGTCGAACGTGGTATAACTCAATCCATAACCAAAAGGATACAAAGCGCCATTCACGCTGGTATGCCCCCAGCTATTTGGTCCGCCCTGTCCGGCTTGCGAGGAAGGTTTGAAAGGAAAGTTGAACTCGATCTGCCCAACCGTTTTAGGGAAGGTGATGGATAATTTGCCCCCGGGGTTGTTATCGCCAAACAAGGTTTCAGCTATAACGCGACCGCTTTCGGGGCCGGGGAACCAGGCTTCCAGTATCGCAGGTACATATTTGTTTTCCCAATTAACGGTAAGCGGCTGCCCGTTTATCATCACCATCACTACCGGTTTGCCGGTTGCCTGTAATGCCTGTATTAGTTTCAGCTGCCTGCCGGGAAGGTTTAAACCGGTGCGCGAAAGGCTTTCACCAACACGGTTCTCATCTTCGCCCACAACAGCGATTATTACATCGGATTGTTTGGCAAGATTGACTGCCGAGTCGATACTTGCCTGTTCCTGTGTGGTTAACGGTGTTTCGATGATCTCACTTTCGGGCCAGGTTGCGTCGACAATATCGCAGCCTTTGGTGTAACTCACCTTTGTGCCGCTGCCGACATATTTTGTGATACCATCCAGAACGCTGGCAGTGGGGTTGTGCGACGGGCCGTAACGGCTGGTTGCGTAACTTGTGGCCGCAGCAAGCGGACCGGTAACCAATATATTTTTAATGGCCGATTTGTTCAGCGGCAGGGTGCTATTCTCGTTTTTGAGCAATACCATACTTTCACGGTTCATGCGTAATCCCATTGCTTTCGCCTCTTCATTATGTACTATTTTATCGGCCGCTTTGGTGTCCTGCACGTAAGGATGATCAAAAAGCCCCAATTCAAATTTTACCCTTAATACATCTGCTACACGGCTGTCGAGGGTTTTCATCGATACTTTGCCCTCTTTAACCAATTCGCGCAGCGGCATAATGTAAGTTTGCGGCATGGTAAAGTTGGTACGTACATTCAACCCGGCCTCAATGGCCTGCCGTACGGCTTCCTTGATATCCCCTGCGACATGGTGTTTGGAGTAAAGAAACTCCACGGCCTCGCTGTCGGACACTACATATCCCTTGAAACCGAATTTTTGGCGCAGCAGTTCGGTCAAAAAGTAATAACTACCCGTAATGGGTTCGCCATTCCAGTCGTTATAGCTGCTCATTACGCCCATCGCATGCGCCTCCTGTATTACCCGGCGGAAGGGGTAAAGATATAGTTGGTACATCTCCCGTGGCGCCACATGCGGATCTGTACGGGCGGCTCCATCGCGGCCGCCCTTAGGCACGCTGTATACCGCAAAATGTTTGAGTGTAGATGCTACCCCCTGCTCCTGTATCCCCAACGTCATTTGTTTACCCAGTTCGGCTATCAGGAACGGATCTTCGCCATAACATTCCACCACACGGCCCCATCGCTGGTCGCGGGCGGGGTCGAGTATTGGTGCATACACGTTGGTATAGCCCAAAGCCTTCGCTTCGCGGCCAACAACATCGCCGGCAAGGCGAACCAATGGCTTATCCCAGGTGCTGCCGATACCGATAGGGGCGGGCAGCGAGGTGGCACGGTCGTGGTTCAATCCGTGTATACCTTCATTCGTAAAATCAACGGGGACGCCTATGCGCGTTTCTTCTACAAACCATTTTTGAATAGTATTAATAGCGGCGGCGTGTTTACTGTAAGGGTAGGAGTATTGTGTGGGTGCGGCATCGGTATGCGATGTCAGGTTGTTCAGCTCCTCGTCTATATTGGCTACGCCGTCTTTCCACACCTCGTTCTTCCACGATTCAGCAGGCATTTCCTCTTTCAAAACCCTTTTATAACCGTATAGGGTTGCCAGCTGGCAGGTTTTTTCCTCAACGGTCATCTGGCTCAGGAGGTCGGCAACACGTTTATCAATGGACTGTGATTGGTCCTCGAACACGTCCATTTTGCCATTTTTATTAAAGTCTATCCAGCCCTTATGGTAAATGCTTTTTTGCTGGGCCAATGACAATAGGGGCAACAGTAACAGCGGTAGCAGTAGCTTTTTCATGGAGGAAGAAATATAGGTTTGTTTCAAATATAGAAGTGATTTCGGAAATCGGAGGTTCATCCTTCAACTTTTATGGTAAATGTATGTAACAAACCTGTTCCCCGCTATCGGTCGAAAATCTGGAAAATGTTGTAAACGAGTAAAGTAGCTGACAAAGCGGGACAGCAGGCATGGTTTACTTTGTACCGTTGACAGCTATTATTTGCCATGATGTTAAAAAGCCTTGTATTTGTATTTTTTATTTTGGGTGGATTGCGATCATCAGCAAGTATGGTACCCGAAAGCGACCGGATATGCGGCAAATGGCTAGCCGCTGAGAAAAACCTTATCGTACAGGTTTATAAAGAGGGAGGCCAGTACCGGGCGAAGATCATTTGGTTCAGCGATGATCCTTCCTATCCTATGAATGAATGGCGCGACTCGTGCAATCCCGATCCCGCGTTGCGAACACGGAAAGTTTTAGGGATGGATGTGCTTCGCGATCTGAAATATGATGAAAGCAGCAATACCTGGGAGGAAGGAATGATCTACGACGCCAAACACGGCAGAGAATGGAACGCTTCTGTTTATATCGACCGCAACGGGTTACTTAAGGTTAAAGGCTACTGGCACTTTAAATTTATAGGGCGAACGCTGGTATTTAAACGGGTGCCGTAATCCAGGCGTTTCGTTCAACAATTAGTCTTCGGGCAAAGTAAAATAAAAAGTGGCGCCTTCATCCACTTTATCTTCTTTCTTTGATCTAAGAATTTAGCTATATTCATATCAAGTAAACCGAATTACTATGCAATCTCCGGCCAAAACACCCGAAGAATATATCGCCTCGCTTCCGCCCGAACGGAAAGAAGCGGTTAGCAGAATTCGCGAAGCAATATTGAAAAATCTTCCCGCGGGTTTTGAGGAAACCATGGGATACGGCATGCTGGGCTATGTGGTACCACATTCCATATATGCCAAAGGTTATCACTGCGATCCGAAAGTGCCGCTGCCTTATATGAACCTGGGGTCGCAAAAGAATTTTATTGCTTTGCACGCCATGTGCGTTTACGGCAATAGCAAATTGCACGAATGGTTTGCACAGGAATATCCCAAACACTGTAAAACAAAACTGGATATGGGCAAAGCCTGTATCCGCTTCAAAAAAATGGACGACATACCTTATGCCCTTATTGGCGAACTGGCCTCCAAACTTACTGTAAAGCAGTGGATAGATATTTGCGAACAGGCA
Above is a window of Mucilaginibacter ginsenosidivorans DNA encoding:
- a CDS encoding DUF1801 domain-containing protein; translation: MQSPAKTPEEYIASLPPERKEAVSRIREAILKNLPAGFEETMGYGMLGYVVPHSIYAKGYHCDPKVPLPYMNLGSQKNFIALHAMCVYGNSKLHEWFAQEYPKHCKTKLDMGKACIRFKKMDDIPYALIGELASKLTVKQWIDICEQAVKR
- a CDS encoding glycoside hydrolase family 3 N-terminal domain-containing protein — protein: MKKLLLPLLLLPLLSLAQQKSIYHKGWIDFNKNGKMDVFEDQSQSIDKRVADLLSQMTVEEKTCQLATLYGYKRVLKEEMPAESWKNEVWKDGVANIDEELNNLTSHTDAAPTQYSYPYSKHAAAINTIQKWFVEETRIGVPVDFTNEGIHGLNHDRATSLPAPIGIGSTWDKPLVRLAGDVVGREAKALGYTNVYAPILDPARDQRWGRVVECYGEDPFLIAELGKQMTLGIQEQGVASTLKHFAVYSVPKGGRDGAARTDPHVAPREMYQLYLYPFRRVIQEAHAMGVMSSYNDWNGEPITGSYYFLTELLRQKFGFKGYVVSDSEAVEFLYSKHHVAGDIKEAVRQAIEAGLNVRTNFTMPQTYIMPLRELVKEGKVSMKTLDSRVADVLRVKFELGLFDHPYVQDTKAADKIVHNEEAKAMGLRMNRESMVLLKNENSTLPLNKSAIKNILVTGPLAAATSYATSRYGPSHNPTASVLDGITKYVGSGTKVSYTKGCDIVDATWPESEIIETPLTTQEQASIDSAVNLAKQSDVIIAVVGEDENRVGESLSRTGLNLPGRQLKLIQALQATGKPVVMVMINGQPLTVNWENKYVPAILEAWFPGPESGRVIAETLFGDNNPGGKLSITFPKTVGQIEFNFPFKPSSQAGQGGPNSWGHTSVNGALYPFGYGLSYTTFDYSNLQVSPEKEHQQGDIKVTVDVTNTGRRKGDDVVELYLKQELSDVTIYDYDLRGFERISLEPGEKKTVEFTLHPNDLTILDKNMNWTVEPGKFQVMIGASSEDIKLKKEFEVEK
- a CDS encoding DUF1349 domain-containing protein, which translates into the protein MRACNYSVALFFAAFISVNCYAQKPLKFLKIPYPLTWENKPLSYSMNASSITIEAGEKTDMFRDPNVTYNTDNAPKLVFKPDDNFVLTTCIEHHFVYKWDGGAIVLKADNLNWIKFCFEKDYTGRHRVVSVVTNNISDDCNSVAIAGDKVYYKIAKADNVITLYYSTDSKKWFLVRHLQFNAKGPLHLGFMAQSPTGEKNKVTFSEITYSNRKIKDPYAGE
- a CDS encoding DUF2147 domain-containing protein — protein: MMLKSLVFVFFILGGLRSSASMVPESDRICGKWLAAEKNLIVQVYKEGGQYRAKIIWFSDDPSYPMNEWRDSCNPDPALRTRKVLGMDVLRDLKYDESSNTWEEGMIYDAKHGREWNASVYIDRNGLLKVKGYWHFKFIGRTLVFKRVP
- a CDS encoding ROK family transcriptional regulator, which codes for MIIKRLYFDKAMSCAELSDLFDKSIPSIAKAINELIDEGFVVEQGYAPSSGGRRPLLYSIKPDAMYILAIAMDQLSTRIQLLDLFNHPVAEALSIDLKLPNNPEALGILVRNINQYISKAPASKNKIAGIGIGMPGFVNVLEGINYTYLDNGGKSLSQYLTEETGLPTHIDNDSSLIALAEQKFGIAKSQKDVMVINLGWGIGLGMIVKGEIYRGHNGLAGELSHIPLSDDDTLCACGKRGCLESAASMLVVSEKAIEGIRSGRVTSLKNADTSPTKALGDAIMEAAANGDQFAIELLTDAGYKIGKALAILIHIMNPKTIVLSGRGARAGKILMAPIQQSLHKYCIPRLAESTELLISDLGFDAELIGAAVLMMENFDKDHKVLVHA
- a CDS encoding NAD(P)-dependent oxidoreductase, yielding MQILVLGGTGRTGRLVIDEALKRGHSVSVVVSHEYRLKHAPRLLDVHEGTPLNKYTLSAAMKGCDAIISTLNISRMSDFPWAALRTSEDFLSVSMKNILEASAEQKVKRIIMTSAWGVGETWKDIPFWFRWLVNNSNIHYAYYEHERQEELLKNSDAEWTAVRPAGLTDSMKEREIKVSLNNSPKPSLTISRLNTAKFMLDVLEKGLYIRQCPVISEKR